Proteins encoded within one genomic window of Gadus macrocephalus chromosome 18, ASM3116895v1:
- the LOC132446572 gene encoding hemoglobin subunit beta-2, with amino-acid sequence MVEWTDEERTIINDIFSTLDYEEIGRKSLCRCLIVYPWTQRYFGAFGNLYNAETIMANPLIAAHGTKILHGLDRALKNMDDIKNTYAELSLLHSDKLHVDPDNFRLLADCLTVVIAAKMGTAFTVETQVAWQKFLSVVVSALGRQYH; translated from the exons ATGGTTGAGTGGACTGATGAAGAGCGCACCATCATTAATGACATCTTCTCCACCTTGGACTACGAAGAGATCGGTCGCAAGTCTCTGTGCAG GTGTCTGATCGTGTACCCCTGGACCCAGAGGTACTTCGGCGCCTTCGGCAACCTGTACAATGCAGAGACCATCATGGCCAACCCCCTGATCGCAGCCCACGGCACCAAGATCCTGCACGGTCTGGACCGGGCCCTGAAGAACATGGACGACATCAAGAACACCTACGCCGAGCTGTCTCTGCTCCACTCTGACAAGCTGCACGTGGATCCCGACAACTTCAGG CTGCTGGCCGACTGCCTGACCGTTGTCATCGCCGCCAAGATGGGCACCGCCTTCACCGTGGAGACCCAGGTGGCGTGGCAGAAGTTCCTGTCTGTCGTCGTCTCCGCTCTGGGCAGACAGTACCACTAG